The Bacteroidota bacterium genome includes the window ACGATATTCTGCAAACCTTTGAAGGAATGGTGCGTCATTTATTTTCAGCTGTTAAGGGAATTAGCATCCCCGATATGCCAAGAATGACTTATGCAGATGCCATGAAATATTATGGCAACGATAAACCGGATATTCGATTCGAAATGAAATTTGTTGAATTGAATGACTTGTTGAAAGGTAAAAGTTTTAAAGTAATGGACGATGCCGAATACATTGTGGGTATTTGTGCAAAAGGCGCTGCCGAATATACACGCAAACAATTGGATGAATTGACCGAGTTTGTGAAACGTCCTCAAATAGGAGCTAGCGGTTTAATATATGCACGATGCAATGCAGATGGATCGGTAAAATCATCGGTTGATAAATTTTACAACGAAACAGAATTGGCGCTATGGACAAAAGCCATGGACGCAAAGCCGGGTGACTTGATGTTGATACTTGCAGGTGAAAAAAATAAAACCCGAAAAGCCATGAGCGAATTGCGTCTTGAAATGGGTTCACGTTTAGGACTGCGCAATTCTTCCGAGTACCGTTGTTTGTGGGTGATAGATTTTCCTTTGTTAGAATGGTCCGAAGATACCGCTCGTTGGCATGCAATGCATCATCCGTTTACTTCTCCAAAACCTGAAGATATTTCATTACTGGCGAACAAGCCCGGTGAGGTGCGTGCAAATGCTTACGATATGGTGATTAATGGTGTGGAAGTTGGCGGTGGTTCAATTCGCATACACAATAAAGATTTGCAAGCACAGATGTTTGAATTGTTAGGATTCTCAAAGGAAGATGCACAAGCACAATTTGGATTTTTAATGAATGCCTTTGAATTTGGTGCTCCTCCACATGGAGGTATAGCTTTTGGTTTCGATCGATTGTGCTCCTTGTTTGGAGGTACCGATACCATTCGCGATTTTATTGCCTTTCCAAAAAATAACTCAGGACGCGATGTGATGATTGATTCTCCTTCTACG containing:
- the aspS gene encoding aspartate--tRNA ligase, which translates into the protein MLRTHTCGELTATAINQSVTLCGWVQKSRDLGGMTFVDLRDRYGITQVVFNMESNADLCLNARKLGREFVVKVSGTVAERSNKNLKIKTGEIEIIASSLDILTTSQTPPFTIEENTDGGDELRMKYRYLDLRRETVRKNLELRHRLAIETRLYLDRLQFLEVETPVLIKSTPEGARDFVVPSRMNQGEFYALPQSPQTFKQLLMVGGFDRYYQLVKCFRDEDLRADRQPEFTQIDCEMSFVEQDDILQTFEGMVRHLFSAVKGISIPDMPRMTYADAMKYYGNDKPDIRFEMKFVELNDLLKGKSFKVMDDAEYIVGICAKGAAEYTRKQLDELTEFVKRPQIGASGLIYARCNADGSVKSSVDKFYNETELALWTKAMDAKPGDLMLILAGEKNKTRKAMSELRLEMGSRLGLRNSSEYRCLWVIDFPLLEWSEDTARWHAMHHPFTSPKPEDISLLANKPGEVRANAYDMVINGVEVGGGSIRIHNKDLQAQMFELLGFSKEDAQAQFGFLMNAFEFGAPPHGGIAFGFDRLCSLFGGTDTIRDFIAFPKNNSGRDVMIDSPSTISAEQLKELGIHVS